The genomic segment GAGAAGAGGTAGATCGAGGAAATATAAACAGAGATCATGTAAAAAAAACAGCGGCTAATACCAAAATGTTGACAGCTAGCTTTATATTTATACTGCTAACACATTATTTACTTGTTATTGGAAAAATAGACGGCTAATTTCATATTTACATTGCTAACACATATTTACTTGTTATTCTGATTAACtctatgaaatataaaaattgcatatcaatataaaattacataCACGACTTAATATATTACATGATGGTTACATGTTAGTTATATGAAATTTAACTTCCAATTAGAAATATCATCTGTAGATAACGTAAAtaattatgtataaattaataatcggCTAAAAAATACATGTCCTTTTCAATATATTATTATCTTCAACAAAATTAGTTAAACATAATCCGGTTAAAACTTTCAAAGATCAGTTAAACATAATGTTAACTATCAAAGAGAAATGTTAGATGTGTAAGAATATTATTAGTTAGACAACAACCAGTTACAATTTATATTAGTCGGACAATGGTAACTAATTACATTTTGTCGTGTCGTGTCGTGCATGtaaataattacatttttatacatAATCGGCTAAAAAATACAGGTCCTTTTAAGAATATATTATCTtcaacaaaactaaaatatatattttaaaagtattattaTCAGTTAAAACTTTCAAAGCTCAGCTAAAAGTAATGTTAgctatcaataaaaaatattagatatgtaaaatataatattagctGGACAACAATTTTGTTAagccaattacaaaatatattagttgGACAATAGTTTTAACAATCTGCTTGTGCATGTGGTTTTCATTGTTTATCCAACTAAgcaaaatattgtatttttagttGCGGATGATGTCCGTTTTTGTAGACggttacgaaaatatttagCATGGATTCAAATAGTTTTTGGACTGAGATATTTTTGTAATTGTCGAGTaacttgtaaatatttttttctaatcttttgGTTCCACTTTATCATTTGGAGTTTTAACTTCGTCGGCGTCGGTGGTGCTGAGGATCTGCCTGACTGCGAAAGGTTTGTTGTACGGCATCACTCTAACACCGATAGGCTCATCAACGAGAGAGAAGAAACTCTCCAGGATCAGACAAGGTGGGCTTTCTGAGTTGTTATTCTCCATCTACAGCATTGTTCTTTAGGTAGACGATTCGATCTTGGAACTGGTCTATGTTCTAAACAAATAAGAACAAAGCGATTTAAGGGAGAGAGAGTTTGGTACCCTCACTCTGATTCGTTCTTCTTCACGAACGGCGAAAATTCTCTCCGGAATGAGAAGTTGTGGAGCTCAGTGTTCATCGTCTTCCATTTGGTCTCAAGTTAGAAAATCTTAGGTTTGTCATAGATTGGAGGTGTTTTTGAGAGGAAAGAGGATGGGGGAAGAGAGATGTTGAGAGATCTTCAGTGAAGATACGATGGGatggaagaaagaaaaaaattgcaaTATAGAATCATAAACATGGCAAGGATTGTAATTTTGGACCGACAATTCctgtaaaaaaaatcttttgatatcttttaaatagCTTTTGTCTAGGCATCCCGGACATAGGGATATCAGTGTCCTCCAAAATTGTCAATAGTGTCGAAAAGGTGGTCTCTTGGCAGTATGCAAAATAGCGTAAAAATGGTTGGTAGACATcctaatttctctttttttaatagaaaatttcCCTCAATTACTATAATGAATGCAtttgatttgatatatatacaaaattacaaatagTTGGAATTAAATTCTTGTTTTTTATACACTTGATATTGAACtctaaataaataaagacaacaaaaagagtaataattaaattaaatgtttGAAAGGAGGTGTATAATGTATAGTCATTATAAATTGCTAAAAGTATTCAAAATCATTGTAGTCAGGATCATTGCGATTAGTGTTACTCTTCTTCCCGCCATCTCCCTTACTTGCGAACGCCGTGAAATCCACCGGTTCCGGTATGTGCGGCGGCGTTGCGCTCCGTATCAACGCCCAATTCACGCCTTCGAAGAACGGATGCTGCTTGATCTCCGTCGCGCCTCGTTTATAAGCGATCCGTTTCTGCGGCTCCTTAACCAACAGTCCCTTGATGAGATCCCTCGCCGCTGAGCTCACGTGAGGGAGATCCGGGAATCTCAGCGCTTGTTTGATCACGTTGTGGAGCGTCGCGCGATTCTCTTGTCCTTTAAAAGGTGTCGATCCGTAGAGAAGCTCGTAGATGAAGATCCCTAAGGTCCACCAGTCTACGGCGCTTCCATGTCCTTCTCCGCGGATGATCTCCGGTGCTAAGTACTCGTGTGTCCCCACGAATGACATTGATTTCACGTTTGTTGGCTCTGCCATGAGCTCTGGCATTGATCCGTTTACGAATAGCCCGAAGTCTGATTTGGCCTTACGGTTCTTTCTCGTGGATTGCAAGATACGTGGGAAGAATGTGGACGCTTGGGCTGTGGATTCCTCTTCGATGAATCCGACGGGACGACCGCTTCCACCGCCGGAGGAGGAGTTGACGAGAGTTGGATTGACAGAACATCGGAGGGAGAGATCGAAGTCTGAGAGCATGATGTGCCCGTCGTCTCTGACCAGAACATTCTCTGGCTTCAAATCACGGTATACGATTCCGAGCATGTGTAAATACTCTAATGCCAATAGCACTTCAGAAGCAAACAATCTGTGAACCAAACAATGAAATTCTGTAAGTCCTATGTCTTCCAACTAGAGCTGGGCAAAATATTCCGATCTGAAAAATCAAACCGAATCTAGTCTGAAAAAATAGTACCAAACTCGAACGAAACTGATTAAATACCCAAACCTATACCGAACCCGCAATGAACCTAAATCGAAATTTATAACTACCGAACGGAGCTTAAGTTTTTAGCACCAAAAAACAAAACCTGAACAGAAATAAACCAAATGGATACCCAAACACCCATCCGGCCACCCCACaatcaatttaatttatatactaaCCTTGCGGCGTCTTCAGTAAACCATTTGTTGGGTTGCTTCTGTCTCAAGGAATAGAGATTGCCACCCCCGCAGAACTCCATGACCAGGCAATAGACTTTATCAGTCTCGAAATGGGAGTATAATGTGGGCAAGAACGGGTGATCAAGCTGAGAtaaaatctctctctctgtttgaGCTCGCAACAGCTTGTTCCTACTAACCAAGGAAGCCTTGTCCATCACTTTCATGGCAAAAAATGTGTTGGTACCTCTGAGCTCAACTAGGTAAACACTCCCAATGTCTCCATAACCGAGCCGTTTCAGGAGGCGGAAATCGCTGATCCCGAGCTGGACTCCTTTAGAGGTCAACATGTTCACAGCGTCCCACCTGATGTCACCACCTGTGTGTGGCTTAGAAGGGTTAGAGGAAGTGCTCTCGATGCTGTTATTTCTTGAACTCATGTTGCTACTGCTGTTACTATTGTTGTTTGGTTTGGTGTTTGAGTTTGATGTATTGACCAGTTGTGACTCGGTCATGTTGGAACCAGGTGATGATGGGATTTTCGGACTGGGCATAGGACGGTGGTGACTGTTGAACCCAGCGGGCTCTGGTTTTGTAAGATTGTCCATCTTCTTGGGATCGAACGATGTCTTATGCATCTCTTTGTGTGGTTGTGGAGATTGATGAACAATGGTTGCTGCATCTCTTTGCGTGGTACTGGATGGAATTTTTGGGCTGGGGACAGGACGGTGGTGATTACTGAACCCAGTCGGCTCTGGTTTTATAAGATTTTCCATCTTCTTGGGGTCGAACAATGGCTTTTGCATTTCTTTGCGTGGTTGTGGAGATTGATGAACAATGGCTTCTGCATCTCTTTGTGTGGTTGTGGAGGATGAGACTTTTTTACTGGGGAGAGGACAGTAGTGACTGTTGGACCCAGTAGGCTCTGTTTGTATaagattttccatttttttatgatcAAACAATGGCTTCTGCATCTCTCTGCGTGGTTGTGGAGTTGGATGAATGATATTTAACGGTGGATAATCCGTAAGATTAGCTGATTCTTTTGGCCCCAAGGATGAGACATGATGACTTGACTGcacaagaaaatagaaaaataacatttcagttggaaatacatatatcatTATACTTAGGGCAGCCTCGCATGTACCTACCTCAGAGGAGTCAAGCTTCTTTCCGCGCTTCGACAACATTGCTAGAGATAAGGTAAGACAAGTATTCCAGGTCAGAGAAACCTGTTTCAATGTATATAGATTAAAGCTTTCTCAATTGGAGTTGAGTCCTTAATCATCCATATATGGACGAATATTAAAAGCATCCCTCATGTCTTGTTGAAAAGAAACTAGCTAGAAGATTGGTCTGCACGTCAAGGGAGGTATGTATATGTATTGGCAGGGAGATTGTAACAACTTACCTTCCATGTCTGAAGATTGGGGAAACCATGGAGATGAAGCAAATTTTACAGGAAAAGGTAAACTTCTAATGAattattctagtttttttttgtgggaaCATGAGAATTGTTGTCTTGGAACGAAGAGATAAGGTggatattatgaaaaaaaaagagacattgattaattaagaaaatagaGGAAGAGAAATGGATGGAGAGAAAGTATTTTCTGTGTTCCCAGAGAAAGTGGAGAAGTGGAGGGAGGAAAAGGTCCCTTCAATACATTTGAAGGCAAAGGAAAATTGTGTTCTCCCCTTGATTATCTCTTTCCTTTCTGTATTTGTTTTTCTCCAATTATGCCATTTAATTTTCTATCAATTTGTACTTCCAAAGTTTTATCAtctttttctgtatatatatatatattcatgctATCATATTCAGAATATATTATTGTTAGTACTGGAGTTAACAATAACATAATTGGATTTCTATCAgggttttgttttcttcatttcccccccccccccaaatttATGGTCATGTAATGATTTATTCCCATCAATTTTTTAGCAGTAATCAAATTAGGTTCTGACTTGGATTtctaaaattttggtttgagtttgaaTCGCTAAGGttaataatatttgaaaaagtTCGGTATACAGAATTTACATCAACCTTATATAGTTTTAGATTGGATATGAATTATTTATGTCATAAATAAAACAAaccttatttttaatatcttagataaaataaagtatttacgtctttaaaaaatttcattgaTGAAATTCATTAGAAATTAAGaagattattaaatatattttgattttgtaacaatggtatacataaaaataataccAAACTTTCAAAAGTTATAGatttaatataagttttttgtgtcataataaaaaatatttttgatatcataagcaaaaaaactgaaaaactaatgtcaaaatattttaattgataaattaagagggagaaataaaaagatgtttaagaaaatatttgactTTTTTGTATACTAACATTTGAAGTTTTAGGATGTGATATACagtaaaaatctataaattaataatattgagacTACagcattttattaatttatagagttatttttttttaaaagttattttaaagatttttgcatatatacttatattaattaaattttagaaaataaattattattattttttattatattattttgtgaatatgaaatatgtttcataaatttatttttttaaatattattttactaaatactATACGAAATATATTGAACCGttaagaaacaaacatatatgaattatattgtaaatataaaataaacattacAGTTTTTTGTTTGtgctaatataaaaatatatatataaattattaatttataattttagtaaaaacatatatgtacaTAAAAGTTTCtgaaaactattattttatcaatttgtgTAATTTTAAACTGATCGAACTGGAAACTGTATTTATTAATGATCAAACTAGTTTAAGTCCATGTCTAAGCCTATTTTACAATCGGGCCTGCTTTAGCAGATTAGTATCCACCATATAAACTAAACAACAGGTGCTTACGCGAGTGTGATCCACACTCCACTTCGGACTAGAGTCCATAGATCAGAGAGattcaagaacaagaaaaacCGACGAGACCAATGGCGACGGAAACGCCGCCGGTACATACCTTCGTGGCACCGTTATCGTATCTATTGGGAACATGGAGAGGGCAAGGCGAAGGTGAATATCCAACGATACCTTCCTTCCGCTACGGCGAAGAGATCCGTTTCTCACATTCCGGCAAGGTAACCATCATTTCTCTCCTCCTTCCTTTCCTCGATTCGATCGTCTCCTAATTGCGTTGACTTTATGTCTTATTACCTTTCTTCTTAAATCGAACTGTTGTTGTTgtatagccggtgatagcttaCACGCAGAAGACATGGAAGCTGGAAACAGGAGACCCGATGCACGCAGAGAGCGGTTACTTTCGTCCGAAGCCAGACGGTTCCATTGAAGTCGTTATAGCTCAGAGCTCAGGTCTCGTCGAGGTCCAGGTAAAAGACCTAATTACCCTTACATCTAATAAACAAACTTATATATCTTCTGATTATAATTGATTTTCAGAAAGGAGCTTACAATGTCGATAAGCAAACGATAACACTCAACAGTGAGCTTATTGGAAACGCATCCAAGGTTATAAGACATGATCCTCTCTGCGACAAACAGCTTCATGTTTTGAATTGAGTTTGTTGATTTGCTCTTCTTTGTGTTTGATTTACAGGTGAAGGAGACAAGCAGAGGATTTGAATTGGTTGATGGGAAGCTATCCTACGTGGTTCATATGAGTACAACCACTAATCATCTTCAACCTCATCTCAAAGCCACTCTCGAAAAGCTTTGAATCCCCTGCTATTCTTCTCACAAACGAACTTACGCTTGTTACCAACCATTTTGATTTGATACTCTTTTTTTGTGAGCTTAACGGGCCTTTCTAAATATCAGTTGGTAGGCCCATTAAGCATAAACTGATTCTAATGTatttcgttaagcccatatGATTATACTTTTCTCTCTGCGCTTTTTTTAGTGCCTCTACCTTTTGATCTCAAGACTTAAGAATGGAAATTactgttgtttaaaaaaaaaaaagattggagATTACTAAAacactaggtaataacccgcgccttgcgcggaatgtgattattagtttcgttatttttaataaaaacacattaaatctgtttaatctagATATTAGttcagttttaaattattttttggtttattctgttagaatgtttgtttttttagtttttacggtaaaaataaaaaattattattatttatttatttttatgttataaattttagataattgTCATGTTGAACtaatggtttcatattatagtttgtaaacggataatagttcaagaaaaaagaaaacaaaattattaagactaatcattttactacaatttggtcgatagtgaaataagcattaagaaaaaaaatatttcaacttaaaaaaaaaatatagatagctCAGTAgtggtaaatacttataaagtgctcacatcaaggtgcacatgtatgtgtatgtaaaagtatataaaaaataaatgacaaatatataaagatattgttaatattaatgacatttttgttctaaataatacatgacagataaaattaaaattaattaaaaattaaaaaggccttgacattagtgaatttttttcatataaaaaaaatcaactgtATCCGTAAATAGAGATGAACATAGATCGAATATCCGAGTATTTGGAGGCATTCATGTCGATTCAATCTTTAGCCACTTGGATAGTCGGTGACTATGATATccgaaatgatttagaattttaaagaatatccgatttgatacgtaaataaagtttaaaaaataatggaaaaaattaacaataacattttattaccaaaataaaatattatttactttttaaattttgaatacctaatataatagatttaattcataaaaatattgtaaaacttatataaactatgatatatataacatatatatatatatatatatatatatatataattctgtacatatatgtatatatatgcaaataATAGATCAGATTTGATAATTgctcctaaaaatattggtatttgtgatttgctttttttaattgtattttagtaatttatttgCTTCGTAGACTTacggatatccatatttttttgttcaattcaaaacggataacgaattgaatcaaaacttataaatattttgcccAACTTTATCGGtgaacaataaaaataatatatatatagtttagcttttgattcgttatttgttttgattcgaaccgaaaaatctaaagttttattgaaaccatgcatatgagttttatattaaaaaaatacaaagtatatagtgtgaacacatttatgaatatagtgtgaatgcgttagcatatttattatcaaatcattgtgagacTGCaacgtgtctattatagtgtgaatgcatttattacaatgcttctcatttaatatataagggatagtCTTCAGTTTATAAAAACTTACAGGAATAACAACAAAGTTAAATATAAATCTATACTGATGAAGTCATAATCAACGAAGATAATCTATCACagctatttttttattgatcaaagctatttatatttattggtcAATTTCCATATGCAATCTTATTAACTTGGTATTTATACGTAATCAATCACATATAAAGACAGAAACTCAATCAATACATACATACAAAATCATATAGGTGTGAAGCAGACACGTTTAGGCCACGGCAAATACAAAACGTGGCGCCGTGTAACTCTATTGCGCTCCATGGATTTGAATTATTGTATTTAAATAGTTTcataagatttttatttatttggctTCTTATGCGATGTTTGACAAATATTTGCTTGATCATGAAACAATATCTGCTTCGGATATAATACTAATGGATATGacactttttattttctaaaataagtaATGTAAGGTGACGcaaaatttacttattttagTCGCAATCAACCGAAGAGAAGTTAGGAGTTCATTCTTGAAGTTGTAGGGGTGGTAAATCTTAGGGAGTTGTGAATTGTGATATCCACCTATTTTGTGGACActattttaaatgataataatGAAATGGTTCTGGATTTTGGTGGGGAGCGTATCAAATATTGAATGGAGACAGTCATGTATACGAATGGGCCAGTTGACACCTAATgatacaaaagaaaatgaagctTGCAATAATGGAACCACACCAAAGGCAAGAGATCTTGATCTACAATCTTTGAATGACATTCttcaaaaaaatccaaacaacaatTGTTGCGTATATGAattcttcatattttgtttGTAAACATCGATGATACATAACTAATTTCATTCAAAGGATGATACATAACTAAGTAAAATATAGGCAAAGGAAGAATCTATATACTACATACCGTTTgtcaatttttatgttttaatctGCATACCGTTgataaatatatcaaaagagTTATTACAAATCTGAAATTTCTCCAAATAtactatgtttttcttttttgacagCACTATGTTTGTTCATATTTTATCATTGaagattatattaaaatttgcttacacaaaaaaaatttaagaattaaTCATATACATAATTATGAAGTACCAAAAAGAACGGAAAAATTACCACAAtatcacattcatagtaccacttttcatgtttacactaattaTTTTCACTTTCACTTTTAACAAAGGATAAAAAACACTTATATTCCTAGagttaactaatttagacttaggATTTACAGTTGAGAGGTAGGGTAGAGTTTTTgtaatgtgaaatttaggattctaataaatatataaagaaatacttaaacatataatttttaaaaaaaatagtttcaaaaataatttttgattttcaaaaagaaattttaaaaaaaaattttaaaatttttttaaaagatttcagaaaaaaaatcaaaaaagaaaatttataaatttataaagtagtccgaatttgaaaaagtataacttgaaaacataaaaaagaaattgttattttttatatattttttatttatttaaataataatttattatatatatagataacaagggtataaaagtcttttgcAATGAAgaagatttttgaaaaaaaagtttttgttgtggtaaagatgaaaattgGTATTATAAAGTGgcaaacataaaatttttcCAAAAGAATGCAAGAAgtttatgaatataaatatacGATTTCGTGAACGGAAAAAGTGAagcatttttgtgatttttttattatttgtagtATCTTTTTGAAGAATAATTGGCGTAGATGCACTCAGAAACTCATGTAATTTGACATataactttgtttttttaaatatttttagtgactATAATACTgttatctctatctctctatcttctcttttttatgtgttctaatctctttatctctcgtacaaattcttcaaatcatcttctaattcaacacaaatctttatttttttattttgattctttTGACACCCATAATGTTAATCTTATTATCTCACCCCAATTCTAATTTTTCCAATTTTGAATCACAATCAACTTTTTGATAATATATACGTTAGtaggtattttattacttacctgctattatttagattttaatggatttttAATCGATACATGAAGTGTTAGCTGTTACAAATAGATTTGGAGCTatttaatactccctccgttcctaaatGATGTATgttatggaaaaaaaattgtttcaaaaagatatattttttaccttttcaatgtatgattttatgaaaaattgtaagtttcaaaaaaattaatggtgtttatggaatttctattggctaaaagttatggaaaattgttattcacaaaaaacaatgcatatttaatgagtttttttaatatatgtgaaaagtttagaatatgcatcttttaaaaacagagggagtagataactaattaattgttaatagtttcattaattgatatatgatttgttagtcGATACATTTGTTTGATACATAGATTGTTAGATGATACTGAAATTATTAGCGGATATGTTAGGTTGTATGTACATTGTTACCCgctatgtaaatatttagctGATAGATCTAAAATTACTTGTTTTCGACAAAATATAAGGGCATTTTCGTCCACACAGTATCAAAAAGTTACTCTTTTTTGAATTATTCATAATTATGGACATTTAGCTAATTTAAACTTTAATAGGAGATATTCCACACATTGTCTCTAATAATAAtcttaagttacaaaaaaaaaaaaaatcttatttgtgGTGGTATCGCTCGGATTGGAAGATATATGGAGAGACCGAGAGAGAGACAGTGTCAAATCCATTGTTTTCAACTATCTaatattatattcttttttttttgaaaaaatccaCCAACTATCTAATATTatattctttctcttcttttttttccaaaaccaTATTCTATGCATTTTATCATTTTCCCGACCATGAGAATTGGTCCTAACTTTTTTTCCATAGAATATATATTCATATGGGaagataattaaattaattgtgTTAGCTAATGCCAAATTAATAttcttatttatttcttttttataaccTTTTGAAGAGCActttgtaattatttattttagaaagaGCACTTTGAAGAGAGTTGCGTAATAAGAATACCCTAGATTCCATATAGAAAAGTTGGCAATAAATCATGTTTTAACTTCGTCTATAGCCTAATCGAACGGCCAGTGTTCTCAAATTCCATGACATGAACAATTCTTGACCATCCATCTGTACCTCTTCCCAACctctttgttttaattttaaccATATATtccaactaaaataaataagaagagaacaaagaaattaaaaaaaaatagagaaaaaaggaaaaaaagaccTCTCTGTTCTTATTTCTTCTTCATCTACCACTACCCTTCTCTCTATAACTCACCATATCTCTGTTTTTCTCTGTTCCGTATCTGTACTTTGTTTTCAGGTAAAAAAGATTATCCCATCATTTCTttcacacatacacacacacacgtgTGAAGCTATGTTGTTCTTATAATCTTATGAGTTTTTTAACTTTTGCGCTTGACCTTTATCTGAattctttgtatatatataatatgtgtgTTTAGTGCTCTGTTTCTTGTGATTAGACTCAACAGTCTTAtctttaaaaagaagaaaataaaaaaaaagtatatatatcgTTCACGTCTAGTAGTAAGCTTTTTTTCAGTACGACTAAGTATTCAGACATCTGCTCACGTTGCTAATGTTTGTGTCTGTTCTATACttacatatattttgtataCTTACATATATTCTGTCTTTTGATTGGTTTCTTGGAAGATTTCTGAGAGAACGTTTGTTTATATGTTTCAGTCACTGAAGATATGGTGAAGAGCCTTAAAGTAGATCCTCTTGCCAAGGTCACTGCCTCCACCACTTCCAtggtaaaacatttttttatcttcttttgtgTAATCTCTTGAGAACATTATCTCTCTCTGTTAATTAACATTATATGTCTTTTTGTActtgtttgttttggttttgtgtgGTATAGAAGAGCCCATCAGAGCCATATTATGAAATTCTTGAGACGTATCAAGGCCTGCCTTGTCCATATGGTGGCTACTATGGATTCTACTATCCAGGTCTTGATGGTTCAGTTGGAGAAGCAAAGGATAATGGATACTATGGTTATGGAACAGAAGTTCAGTACCCGGTAACTAATAAGTTTCTTGTGAATCAAGGATTAATTTAGTCGATGAATCGAGCTTTTTAATTGATCATTTTCGTGATCTTGATTTGAAGGTTATGCAAGGGGAAGATGGATCTTTAATGTACATGATGCCAGGGTTTCAATCTTATGATGCTAGTCCCACTTATATGCCTATAACCACGGGTAGTGTGTCAAGTCAGGCTCTTCGTTCACCCATGTATGCAGCTCAAGGATATTATCAGAACCAATATGGCTATGGAGATGTTTCATCGCCCAACTATTTATGGGACCCTATTGGAGACAAGTATGTGTATGGTGTAGCTTCAAGTAACCAACCTTTGAAACATAACACATCTTCTTCCAGTCATAACCATAGCAGTTATTACCCAAAGAGCAAGACTTCCTATGGCATGGGAGATAGGCCTAAAACACCGCGAAAAGTAACATCTTTCttcctttgttgttgttgttcttctcTCTTTCACATATACTGAGAAGACTTGACTGatctttttctttgttgtttgGTTGGTGTTATATGAATTACAGAACAGCTATGCTCCACTCCCAATACATAATGAAACAGAGAAGGTGAAAGCGAGAAACAAAGATAATGTTAATAGTACTGAAGGAGAATGTGAGTCCTGTGTAGGTTATGTGATCAAAAGGGATCAGTATAACCTCCCTAGCTTTCAGACCAagtatgaagaagcaatgttcTTTGTGATAAAATCATATAGCGAAGACGACATTCACAAGAGCATCAAGTACAATGTTTGGTCTAGTACTCTCAATGGGAACAAGAAGTTAGACAGTGCATATCAAGAATCTCAAAAGAAGGTTGCAGAGAAAGGTGGAACGTGCCcggtcttcctcttcttctcggTAATGCAGCGTAATCTCTATGGTTCATATTATAAGATGTTATGCATAAacacataaaaattaataaaattactttTATCTAAACATAGCATTAaaagaat from the Brassica napus cultivar Da-Ae unplaced genomic scaffold, Da-Ae ScsIHWf_1545;HRSCAF=2147, whole genome shotgun sequence genome contains:
- the LOC125597832 gene encoding serine/threonine-protein kinase AGC1-7-like isoform X1, encoding MLSKRGKKLDSSEVGTCEAALSIMIYVFPTEMLFFYFLVQSSHHVSSLGPKESANLTDYPPLNIIHPTPQPRREMQKPLFDHKKMENLIQTEPTGSNSHYCPLPSKKVSSSTTTQRDAEAIVHQSPQPRKEMQKPLFDPKKMENLIKPEPTGFSNHHRPVPSPKIPSSTTQRDAATIVHQSPQPHKEMHKTSFDPKKMDNLTKPEPAGFNSHHRPMPSPKIPSSPGSNMTESQLVNTSNSNTKPNNNSNSSSNMSSRNNSIESTSSNPSKPHTGGDIRWDAVNMLTSKGVQLGISDFRLLKRLGYGDIGSVYLVELRGTNTFFAMKVMDKASLVSRNKLLRAQTEREILSQLDHPFLPTLYSHFETDKVYCLVMEFCGGGNLYSLRQKQPNKWFTEDAARLFASEVLLALEYLHMLGIVYRDLKPENVLVRDDGHIMLSDFDLSLRCSVNPTLVNSSSGGGSGRPVGFIEEESTAQASTFFPRILQSTRKNRKAKSDFGLFVNGSMPELMAEPTNVKSMSFVGTHEYLAPEIIRGEGHGSAVDWWTLGIFIYELLYGSTPFKGQENRATLHNVIKQALRFPDLPHVSSAARDLIKGLLVKEPQKRIAYKRGATEIKQHPFFEGVNWALIRSATPPHIPEPVDFTAFASKGDGGKKSNTNRNDPDYNDFEYF
- the LOC125597832 gene encoding serine/threonine-protein kinase AGC1-7-like isoform X2; its protein translation is MLSKRGKKLDSSESSHHVSSLGPKESANLTDYPPLNIIHPTPQPRREMQKPLFDHKKMENLIQTEPTGSNSHYCPLPSKKVSSSTTTQRDAEAIVHQSPQPRKEMQKPLFDPKKMENLIKPEPTGFSNHHRPVPSPKIPSSTTQRDAATIVHQSPQPHKEMHKTSFDPKKMDNLTKPEPAGFNSHHRPMPSPKIPSSPGSNMTESQLVNTSNSNTKPNNNSNSSSNMSSRNNSIESTSSNPSKPHTGGDIRWDAVNMLTSKGVQLGISDFRLLKRLGYGDIGSVYLVELRGTNTFFAMKVMDKASLVSRNKLLRAQTEREILSQLDHPFLPTLYSHFETDKVYCLVMEFCGGGNLYSLRQKQPNKWFTEDAARLFASEVLLALEYLHMLGIVYRDLKPENVLVRDDGHIMLSDFDLSLRCSVNPTLVNSSSGGGSGRPVGFIEEESTAQASTFFPRILQSTRKNRKAKSDFGLFVNGSMPELMAEPTNVKSMSFVGTHEYLAPEIIRGEGHGSAVDWWTLGIFIYELLYGSTPFKGQENRATLHNVIKQALRFPDLPHVSSAARDLIKGLLVKEPQKRIAYKRGATEIKQHPFFEGVNWALIRSATPPHIPEPVDFTAFASKGDGGKKSNTNRNDPDYNDFEYF
- the LOC125597833 gene encoding peroxynitrite isomerase Rv2717c-like gives rise to the protein MATETPPVHTFVAPLSYLLGTWRGQGEGEYPTIPSFRYGEEIRFSHSGKPVIAYTQKTWKLETGDPMHAESGYFRPKPDGSIEVVIAQSSGLVEVQKGAYNVDKQTITLNSELIGNASKVKETSRGFELVDGKLSYVVHMSTTTNHLQPHLKATLEKL